Part of the Mangifera indica cultivar Alphonso chromosome 4, CATAS_Mindica_2.1, whole genome shotgun sequence genome, gatgatacattatacGTGTACCTACTGTGTactataaaatatgtatacataacattactctaaagCAAAATATTCCATTATAATCTCcttaattgattttcattcattaGTTGTCTTTCTAACTATAAGTAGGTTAGGTtgtaaacaattttaataagttaattttgttttataaatatttttcagtttCTTATAAACATACACCAAATTTCTatgtcataattttatttaagaaaaattttgtaattgttaaGACTAAGTCTATATGATAAGAAATATAAATCATGTACCAAAAGACTGCAATTCTATTTagtgaatattattataatatttatttaatatgtccGTTGGTTGAACAAATTAAGAATAAGACGACATCCCTttcatgtataaaaatattgataattaattatcgAATTTTCAATAAAcgattatcatatttataatgataTCTATTAGATATGATTAGATTTTGTTGAAagacaaatgatatttattttcaatcgagataaatcttatttttaaataggaatttaacaatttattatttttttttgtgttaatgAGGATACTTCgcttaaattatattatattttttggatCTAATTGAGAGTTACTTTTTCGACCTACTTAGGTATGAATCGATCACACTAaatagataaaactttaaatgtAATAACTAATTTCATAATCATTACacaaataagtaaataattggatcttaatattttaacattaatattttaaacttacaTACTCTCTTCTTGTTTGGGTGTTTTCACTTTAGCCACTTtcaaaaaaaatacttttttttttctgtatctttatttcaaaataaagtaagaaaatatttattttgatttgaaaataaattagaagagaaaatttgGCCCAGAGCCAGCTAGTGTTCATGAATCTTTCAAGTGTAACCCACCTTACTTTACGGGGAGATGTTTGAAATCAGAATTGCTGACCTCTGACAGCtttgctttttaaaattatattttatattcttttttttatttttttaatgttattttctgaaaataaataaataaaacttttaaaattaagaaaagtgtTCAAAGCATTTGCAGTTGTTTAAACACCTCAAAACTTTCTGAGGGCCCTTTCAACTAgagtaaatcacattttcccattTAAGATATGCAGAAATCACAATTCCGTCCGttgatttcaaaaactataaattttcaCCCAAAACTCAACTTGGGTAATCGAAAAGTGTACTTGAATAGTTAAATAATTGTAttacttcaaattattttacttaaattttgattattcctAAAGGATCCTTGGTGATATGGTCAATTGTAATTAGAAtcctaattaataaaaatataaatcattcaCATTCCTATTTAATTcgtattttaaatatgttattccaaaattttgaatttaaaataaattaaacttgtattttatactttttttgtattaaatacatatttttgtcatttttatgttttccgttttttatgaatttttgaaagtacaaaaatatctcttatatttttaattaattatcataatatcataattatataaactaaaaaacccaatttttgtCATCCAAATCCCTACTCtctttctataattttttataatgattaaattttaattatatattatattatgctaggtttaatagtcaattagatactttacatttaaattgttagcgaaaagatttatgaaaagtattaaaattacaattaatattgtcgtatttttagaaacgtattattaactatatgttatattaaatcCATATATACATGTTTCGTAtcttttttgtatttgaattttataaccgttcttttataaatgtattttttatcatttattgtattatatttgtataattttcatatttttttctatttctgtATTTACTAATTAGGGTTAGAATCATGTTAGAATAGTATAATCTTGTCGGATATAATGAGATCGAACCCTACAGATGTAATTCTGACTACCACCTGGTGCAACAATCTCTTGAAATCTCATAACCTCGgacataatcaaatttttttacaacTAAAAATTGTAAAGTAAAAGTGATTCTTGCAAAAGAGCTTTCCACATCATATGTCCCAGCATGCACCACAGCTAAAACCCGACAAGCTGTACATTATCCTTCCAGTACCACCATTTCAATTGCTTTGCTTGTCTTATCCCAACCATTgctttaacaataaattaataaataaatatataatcgaatagtttgtataataaaaaaagaggttttaaattttttattgtatcatcggactaatatattttttttagacaaataataatataatagagatgtattttaaaaattttagtagtTTGAGGGTGTATGAGGAAACAGTcgatatataattaatataatatgataagatATATCTGTAATTTGAGAAGTATCAATAATTCTATCAACGAGGAACgatatatttttgttgagaaataataatttgataagagtgtatatgaaaaatttcaaaagtttgagGGTGCAtagtatttttcaaaataatgatataagaattgaaaattatatatttttaaactttgtctTAAATTATGGTACCATATGAAAAATTAGGTCTTGCAACACAATACAATTAGGGGTGTAATTGACCCAAGCTAGGTATTTGTTGGCTCAAGCTTGGCTTGATTATTTAAAGAGGATCTCGAGCTCACCGAGCAAGTCAAGTCTCagtttaagctcgagctcaagatAAGTTTAGCAGACTTGAGTTTGgctaaaaaaattgcatttagcCACCTAATCAACTTTCagttttttacattttaacacattatttatatatttatcaatatattcaaagaataaaaatatgattttaggggtgtaaatataagatttaaaattatttagagcgtattgatattttatttgagtcaaattataAGTTCATAAACTTATTGAGCCAGGCATCCTCAAGCTCGGCTTAACGATAGTTGAGTCGAGCATATGATTGTGTGAAAACAATTAAGTTtcgtttatatttttagatacagtatttgttatatcatataaaaatttagatttttaattaaaaaaaaaaaaagctgttAGTAGTATTTATGGGAAGTTCACAGAAATCTCTCTTGTTGActaaaatagttaatattaataatatagaaatattttgattaatattccGCAATGTCAAATTATTTTCCAAAAAAGGGAGAGAACATGGggacaataacaataataacgGCCATTTACAGGCTGTCAGCAAAGCTTCAAAGTGGTCTCTCAATCAGATTTCACAGAAGACAAGCACAACCGGAAACAGTTGGTGTTCATACATTGTAAGAGAAAGTCAAGTCAAGAATAACAAGGAGGAGTAGAAGCCAGAGCAACAAGGTGGTttatgtaagaaaaaaaaatatataaatataggttAATGTGTTGTGTTGTGTTATGCTGTGTTTTACAATTCATCATATTCCAAATCCAACTGTATcctcttgttcttgttcttgttctcttctctttcttctccgCGAATCTCGCTCTGTTTTCACTCATATACTCGCCTTTTAACTCACCCCATTGAAGTATTTACTTAAAAACCTTCATACCCGGATGggctttctctttctctctttttcttcttcttgttgagGTCAGTTAGCTAGGTGAGGAGGAAGATGGCCGGTGGAGCCTCCAAGGCGGTGGGGGGAGTGCTGGAGGTGGTGGGGGAGATTGTGGGGATGTTGGGGGAAAATGGGAATGGAGGGCTTTTTAAGAAAGATTGTACGGATCTGGTCAGAAGGATTGCTTTGTTGAAGCATTTGTTGGAGGAGATTAGAGATTGTGGAAAGCTTGATGAATTGAATAACTCtgagtcttcttcttcttcttgttcttcttctttgtctaaAGGGAGCTGGTGGAACGATCTGGTGCTTTCCCTGCAGGCTGCTAAACGACTTCTCTCTATTGCTGCAAATTTTGCCTCCAGTGATTCCTCTGTAAGCTTCTACTTTTAGATCTTAGactgaattgaatttttgaCATTGCTTTGACATTCATTTTACCTTTCTAGGATGTTGCTGCGAAGAAGATCTCGTTTCAGTTTCAATCTGTGACATGGAAACTAGAGAAAGCATTGAGGAACATACCGTATGATCGTTTTGACATCTCTGAGGAGGTTCAAGAACAGGTAAAACTGGGTAAAATTTATAGTTCATTGGTGCTTTTTGTTCTTTATTGAAATCTGATGTTAATGTATAGCTTCATCATCAGGTTGCATTGGTGAGAGCTCAGTTAAAGAGAGCTGCAGAGAGATATGGATCTTTAAAGTCAAGGAAGTTTTTTCATGTATTATCCCAGCCGCTGGACAAGGAAGGTAGTAATACTAGTGATGAAGTTGTTGTAGAGAAACAAGATCATGCCCTAGAAGGAATCGATTCGGAAGCTGATGTTGCAGACCAGGTGTTCGATAAATTGGAACAGTCGCAAAGCCCTTCTTTATCATCTGAGTTAGCGCAGGAGAAGCCCGATGCCCTTGCGATTCCAGTTGATTTTCTATGTCCTATATCTTTAGAACTAATGAGGGATCCTGTTATTGTGGCCACAGGACAGGTAATATATTGCAGCAACAACACAATCTCGAATTTCATCTGAAAGTATTTATAATGCTGGATTTCTAATTGTGTTTTGTGATGAAATTGCAGACGTATGAACGATCGTACATACAGACATGGATAGACTGTGGCAATGTAACATGCCCAAAAACTCAGCAGAAGCTCCAGCATTTAACGCTGACTCCAAATTATGCTTTGAGAAGTCTAATTACTCAGTGGTGTACAAATCACAATATCGAGCAGCCTACTTGTGTGGTGAATGGGAAGTTAAAGAAGAGTGATGGCTCTTTTCGTGATGTTAGTAGGGATGTAGCAGCCATTGAGGCTCTGGTTCGCAAGCTCTCAAGCCGGTCAGTTGAGAAGCAAAGAGCTGCTGTGGCTGAAATAAGATCACTATCCAAAAGAAGTACAGATAACAGGATACTAATTGCAGAAGCAGGGGCGATTCCAATTCTTGTCAACCTTTTAACAACAGATGACACTGTGACACAAGAACATGCTGTGACTTCAATTCTTAATCTGTCGATATACGAAGACAACAAAGGACTCATTATGCTTGCTGGTGCCATTCCTTCCATAGTTCAAATCCTGAGAGCTGGAAGCATGGAAGCAAGAGAGAATGCAGCAGCAACCCTTTTTAGCCTATCACATCTGGATGAGAACAAGATAATAATTGGTGCATCAGGGGCGATACCAGCTCTGGTAGATTTGCTCCAAAATGGGAGTTCAAGAGGAAAGAAAGATGCTGCAACTGCATTGTTCAATCTTTGCGTTTATCCAGGCAACAAGGGAAGGGCTGTAAGGGCCGGAATTATATCTGCTTTGTTGACAATGCTTACAGATTCGAGAAATTGTATGGTTGATGGGGCTCTGACTATACTCTCAGTGCTTGCAAGTAACCAAGAGGCGAAAGTTGACATAGTGAAGGCCAGCACAATACCCGTATTGATAGACCTTCTGAGGACCGGTCTTCCACGCAACAAAGAAAATGCAGCTGCCATTTTACTCTCCTTGTGCAAGAGAGACAATGAAAATCTTGCCTGCATAAGTAGGCTTGGTGCTGTCATACCACTGAACGAGCTTGCGAAGAGTGGCACGGAGAGGGCAAAGCGAAAGGCTACTTCACTATTGGAGCTTCTGCACAAATTACAGCAACTTCAACAGGCGTAGTTTGTAATACAGATTTATAttccaatttttcttcttcttgatttGATTCCAATTATTTTGACAATTACTGCCACACCATTCCTTTTTATTCATGAATCTAAAGACATGAGCATATGAGAGGTATAAGGAAAAGCCAAGTCTCATTGCTCTTTGTGTATGTATTTATTCAAGCATTTGACTGTGTGTAAAAAAACCCACTTGACATTTTTCACTTTTGATCTCTTGTTgtgattgtaaaaaaaaattggtacgGAATATGGATTCCCTCAGGAAACTAGTTCATTTTAGTCGTCTCGCAAATGTATGATGAGATAGATTTATCAACAACAACGATTCCCGTATACTCAACTCGCCTAAAACTTTCTTGTGATTTAAAAACAGAATTTTCAACCCAAGGAGAAATATTTGAAGGGAAATGATTGACGAGATGGTATATACACAAGTTCTTCGGCTAGATTATAGAAATGTACACATTAGTGAATAATATGAgttaaatttagaatttaaagCCATTTTACATTCGATTCGAAACAGATAATATCTACTTAGTAGGTTTAAATTGTTGCAAAGGGTCTACTGacacacaaaacaaaaacaaaaggcaaCAAAAGCGGAAggaaaataaaaggtaaaacaaGTGAGATGAAAAAGGCAAAAAGCCAAGGCATGGTGATCATAATGAAAATGCAATTGAATTGAAACcctttttgtattataatttattctgTTTCTTGGTGGGTTTAAAAGGCTTTCTTCAAGCGTTGGATCTTCCTAAAATATCAtccttttcttcattttaaacTATTTTGGCATTTCGAGCTCCACAGAGTCATATTTCACGTTCTCTGTACTCAAAGAATGAtacctaatatttttaattatggcTGAATTTGACCTGGGTTAAGTCAAAACAAGGAgtaatttgagattgatttaAATCTTGAAGAGCCAGCTCAAGATCGACTTGAGATCAAAGAAGTGAGACTCAAAATTTGTCTAAAAGcaattttactttaaatttgatcctagtcaacttaaatttaaatatttgaatcaactcaaatttgacttattttatgaaaatgagttcAACTTTTAACTGAAACTCAACTAATTCGTtatgaactcaaatttaaatttgagcaatttgaattgaatccaatcttaatttttaatcataaaaatttcaatataaatattcagGTTTGAAGTAATACATGAAAAACATGGAAgatttttggtttattataataaatttgacagGGGTTAATCTCAGTAATTCCCCTTATGTCTGATAAACTGACAAATTCTTCACAGTTTTTCAAGATTACAAAAAATTCTTTGCCATTACACACATGCAAAACAACACATAAATTTGTTTTCCAAATGCAAAAgaatatctattttgagtacacaaatatatgcatacttatgtatatcatcatatgattgaatattactttattcttattcaaaattacataattacttgatgacacatattaaataagtatctatttgtatactcaaagtggatacatataattttattgtatatttactTGTGTAGGTCAAATTCAATCTATAGTTATTCGTAAGAGTTCTAGAATAACACATTCGAACTCATCTTGTTTTATCATAAGAAATTTGGGATATGCATGTAACATGCCAAACATGAATACcatgtaagttttttaatttattataggtAAATCAATACTAATATATGTGTTTCATgcaaaaaatacataaaatttgtttttttaacaaaaagtgTAGGAATGCATTCCTATTAGTccgataaaatataaatattgatgaaTAATCACTTGACCTAAAAGTTtaaccattataataaaattcGAACATTTATCTCATCTATTAgttaatataaacaaacaatttGATCAATTTTGATACATGAGTAAGATCTATCAAGGTGAGTCATTGAacatattgaattgaattgaaaccagtctttttcaaacaaaaacttaaaaggGAAATTGGTggtaattcatttaaaataaattgatgcTCAAACTAAGGATGGACTTGAACCAAATTTGAGCAAAAAAGTTCAAATTGAGTTAGCTTGAATCTATTGAATTGTCGAAAAGTTGCTAGCAAATGCATATTCtcttatcatttttcatttttgtcaataatttttctttttctatgacttttcatgattttcaactatcttttttattcttgtttggTACTTTCTAATACTTCTCTAGGACTTCATCATTTGCTTGAGAAAAactttatggatttgatgataGAAATTTCCTGATGTGGGCTAATAttcattatgattttgatttaataaaaccgGGTAATTAAATAGTTCAATATCAGTTTAAAGATGgacttaagtgatcaataaaaataagtctaatatacttaaaggggcgtttggtttgggtaatatttgattactaaaatagaaagattatcttgaagatagattacttagaagattattaggtataaatgattactatgtttgataaaatttgataagtataaataattattatgtttggttaaaggtaataaaagattactagtaaattattttacttaaatgcccttaaatataattatttttaaatattttttatattatttgtcatattaattgaaaataaatttatttttatctcaaaaatttaataaataataatttttctataataaactcaagattacctcagtaatctttaaatacctaaggtgaaggtgttaatcagattatcacctatattacctgtcacgtcagtattggtaatagaagattactgtaatcttttattactgacaaaccaaacaagggaataaaagatagattaccaaagtaatattaaaaacccttaaccaaacgcaccctaaaagTTATGATCTGGATGGATAACACAAGTGTGAGTCTTAAAGTTTATTGGACCTTAATGGGAgatcaattaacctactataaattggcTAGGTCTCTtctccaaaacctaatgcaataattttaggtgatttcaataggtttttcagtttcaaattgtATGGAGATCCATGTATTTCTAAAACCCCaaagtttaattcagtattttataatctatacgTAGATTTTggaattataattgaatgatttattttattatgttctatgaaataaatctaaCATTTGAATGGAGCCTGAGCCAACCTTTATTTGTGATTGATTTGAACTGAATCCACTCCTAGTTAAAATAATTCTATAGTCATTTGGCAATGGATTATCACAAACCAGTAGGCAACAGCAAACcctatataaaaaacaaaagcaaaaattcaattcatattGCTGATGGGGGAACTGTATTAATTTTGGACTCTAGAAGGATATAATTTGCATTTTCTATGTTCTTTAACAACAATATATTATTCATCCCAGGAGAAAAAcgacttcttcaatttgtcgtttTAAATTTAGTCTTCAAAGTTTCTCCCAATTTTCAATTTGTTCACATTTGATGTGAATATGAAATGCTTTGGTGTCTTTTAGTTTTTCTACGTGTTCAAGCTGTAAAATAGACCTATACTTTAGTAAGGATTTGAAACTTTGAATTAATATACCCTCAATAGGTAGTTTGAATTGTAAAGGAGAAGGATTTCAAGTATGAAAATAAAAGTTCAAATCCTAGTTGGACAAGGGGTTTCACTTGCTTAAGTTGATTTCTTCAGCCTTGCactttgtattaatttgaagGAAGTAGctgaattttttaagaaattttatgatctctaaccatatatatatatatatatgagaaatccTTTTGGTGGAACTCATCCATCAAGCTTGTAAATCCTAGGGACAGTAGCCCTGTCCACTTctatactaacatatttttttgttaacaaccaatttttatttgagtcagACTAACCTTTCCACATCT contains:
- the LOC123214507 gene encoding U-box domain-containing protein 11-like isoform X1; amino-acid sequence: MAGGASKAVGGVLEVVGEIVGMLGENGNGGLFKKDCTDLVRRIALLKHLLEEIRDCGKLDELNNSESSSSSCSSSLSKGSWWNDLVLSLQAAKRLLSIAANFASSDSSDVAAKKISFQFQSVTWKLEKALRNIPYDRFDISEEVQEQLHHQVALVRAQLKRAAERYGSLKSRKFFHVLSQPLDKEGSNTSDEVVVEKQDHALEGIDSEADVADQVFDKLEQSQSPSLSSELAQEKPDALAIPVDFLCPISLELMRDPVIVATGQTYERSYIQTWIDCGNVTCPKTQQKLQHLTLTPNYALRSLITQWCTNHNIEQPTCVVNGKLKKSDGSFRDVSRDVAAIEALVRKLSSRSVEKQRAAVAEIRSLSKRSTDNRILIAEAGAIPILVNLLTTDDTVTQEHAVTSILNLSIYEDNKGLIMLAGAIPSIVQILRAGSMEARENAAATLFSLSHLDENKIIIGASGAIPALVDLLQNGSSRGKKDAATALFNLCVYPGNKGRAVRAGIISALLTMLTDSRNCMVDGALTILSVLASNQEAKVDIVKASTIPVLIDLLRTGLPRNKENAAAILLSLCKRDNENLACISRLGAVIPLNELAKSGTERAKRKATSLLELLHKLQQLQQA
- the LOC123214507 gene encoding U-box domain-containing protein 10-like isoform X2; this encodes MAGGASKAVGGVLEVVGEIVGMLGENGNGGLFKKDCTDLVRRIALLKHLLEEIRDCGKLDELNNSESSSSSCSSSLSKGSWWNDLVLSLQAAKRLLSIAANFASSDSSDVAAKKISFQFQSVTWKLEKALRNIPYDRFDISEEVQEQVALVRAQLKRAAERYGSLKSRKFFHVLSQPLDKEGSNTSDEVVVEKQDHALEGIDSEADVADQVFDKLEQSQSPSLSSELAQEKPDALAIPVDFLCPISLELMRDPVIVATGQTYERSYIQTWIDCGNVTCPKTQQKLQHLTLTPNYALRSLITQWCTNHNIEQPTCVVNGKLKKSDGSFRDVSRDVAAIEALVRKLSSRSVEKQRAAVAEIRSLSKRSTDNRILIAEAGAIPILVNLLTTDDTVTQEHAVTSILNLSIYEDNKGLIMLAGAIPSIVQILRAGSMEARENAAATLFSLSHLDENKIIIGASGAIPALVDLLQNGSSRGKKDAATALFNLCVYPGNKGRAVRAGIISALLTMLTDSRNCMVDGALTILSVLASNQEAKVDIVKASTIPVLIDLLRTGLPRNKENAAAILLSLCKRDNENLACISRLGAVIPLNELAKSGTERAKRKATSLLELLHKLQQLQQA